Proteins encoded by one window of Mycolicibacterium sp. ND9-15:
- a CDS encoding TetR/AcrR family transcriptional regulator has protein sequence MKRRRAPRGSGEQLREEILDAATDLLLETGHVKEVSIRSVAQRVGVTPPSIYLHFADKDALLDAVCARYFEKLDEEMQSVAARQPSTIEVLRAQGLEYVRFAMKTPELYRVATMGESRPGSDMDMALNSSAFVHLRATVEKLMAEGIYPPGDSTATALELMTVAHGVAAMLISKPYLPWGDMEDFADRVLTAVCLGHITKGAVDPDAPPPETVAQLKGLLNVEHGR, from the coding sequence ATGAAACGACGACGTGCGCCGCGGGGGTCCGGCGAACAGTTGCGCGAGGAGATTCTCGACGCGGCGACAGACTTGCTGCTTGAGACCGGCCATGTGAAGGAGGTGTCGATCCGGTCCGTGGCACAGCGCGTCGGGGTCACGCCGCCGTCGATCTATCTGCACTTCGCCGACAAGGACGCCCTGCTCGACGCGGTGTGCGCACGGTACTTCGAGAAACTCGACGAGGAGATGCAAAGTGTGGCGGCGAGGCAGCCGTCGACCATCGAGGTCCTGCGAGCCCAGGGTCTGGAGTACGTCCGGTTCGCGATGAAAACTCCTGAGCTGTACCGCGTTGCCACGATGGGGGAGAGTCGCCCGGGCAGCGACATGGATATGGCGTTGAACAGCTCGGCGTTCGTGCACCTGCGCGCCACGGTCGAGAAGCTGATGGCGGAGGGCATCTATCCGCCGGGCGACTCGACGGCGACAGCGCTAGAGTTGATGACCGTCGCGCACGGGGTGGCCGCCATGCTGATCTCCAAGCCGTATCTGCCGTGGGGCGATATGGAAGACTTCGCCGACCGCGTACTGACCGCGGTGTGTCTCGGGCACATCACGAAGGGTGCGGTCGACCCGGACGCGCCGCCGCCGGAAACCGTCGCTCAATTGAAGGGACTACTCAATGTCGAACACGGTCGATAA
- a CDS encoding NAD(P)H-dependent flavin oxidoreductase, whose product MTITTKFTETFGIEHPIVQGGMQWVGRAELVAAVANSGALGFITALTQPTPADLAREIAKCRELTDKPFGVNLTILPTINPPPYDEYRQVIVDAGIKIVETAGSNPAPHLPMFHENGIKVLHKCTSVRHAVKAQSLGVDGISIDGFECAGHPGEDDIPGLVLIPAAATKIDIPMIASGGFADGRGLVAALALGADGINMGSRFMCTVESAIHQNVKEAIVAGTELDTELIFRPLRNTARVASNAVSREVVEILDRGGQFEDVKDLVAGSRGVKVYEVGDLDAGIWSVGTAMGLINDIPTCGELVARIVDEAVEIISGRLGDMIADEEEENVA is encoded by the coding sequence ATGACGATTACGACGAAGTTCACCGAGACGTTCGGTATCGAGCACCCCATCGTGCAGGGTGGGATGCAATGGGTTGGCCGCGCGGAACTCGTTGCCGCGGTGGCGAACTCGGGTGCGCTGGGGTTCATCACCGCGCTCACCCAGCCGACGCCCGCCGACCTGGCCCGCGAGATCGCCAAGTGTCGTGAGCTGACCGACAAGCCGTTCGGGGTCAACCTGACGATCCTGCCGACGATCAACCCGCCGCCCTATGACGAGTACCGCCAGGTGATCGTCGACGCCGGCATCAAGATCGTCGAGACCGCGGGCTCCAACCCGGCGCCGCACTTGCCGATGTTCCACGAGAACGGGATCAAGGTGCTGCACAAGTGCACCTCGGTGCGGCATGCGGTCAAGGCGCAGAGCCTCGGCGTCGACGGCATCAGCATCGACGGCTTCGAGTGCGCGGGCCATCCCGGCGAGGACGACATCCCCGGTCTGGTGCTGATCCCCGCCGCGGCGACCAAGATCGACATCCCGATGATCGCCTCCGGCGGCTTCGCCGACGGCCGTGGTCTGGTGGCCGCGCTGGCGCTGGGGGCCGACGGCATCAACATGGGCTCGCGGTTCATGTGCACCGTCGAGTCGGCGATCCACCAGAACGTCAAGGAAGCGATCGTCGCGGGCACCGAACTCGACACCGAGCTGATCTTCCGGCCGCTGCGCAACACCGCCCGGGTGGCCAGCAACGCCGTCTCGCGTGAGGTTGTGGAGATCCTCGACCGGGGCGGTCAATTCGAGGACGTCAAGGACCTGGTCGCCGGCTCACGCGGGGTGAAGGTCTACGAGGTCGGCGACCTCGACGCCGGCATCTGGAGTGTGGGCACCGCGATGGGCCTGATCAACGACATCCCGACGTGCGGTGAACTGGTCGCACGGATCGTCGACGAAGCCGTGGAAATCATCAGCGGCCGGCTCGGCGACATGATCGCGGACGAAGAAGAAGAGAACGTGGCTTAA
- a CDS encoding NAD-dependent deacylase translates to MKVTVLSGAGISAESGVPTFRDAETGLWAKVDPYEISSSEGWRANPEKVWAWYLWRHYMMGSVQPNNGHRAIAAWQDYADVHVVTQNVDDLHERAGSRNVYHLHGSLFEFRCDRCHAVFGGDLPAMPEPVETVDPPRCVCGGLIRPNVVWFGEALPEDAWQRSVEAVSDADLVIVVGTSSIVYPAAGLPDIALANGAVVIEVNPERTPLSDAATVSLRETAAGALPNLLQRLPALLG, encoded by the coding sequence GTGAAGGTAACGGTCCTCAGCGGTGCGGGCATCTCGGCCGAAAGCGGGGTCCCGACGTTCCGCGACGCCGAAACCGGGCTGTGGGCGAAAGTCGACCCTTACGAAATCTCCAGTTCGGAGGGGTGGCGAGCAAACCCCGAGAAAGTGTGGGCCTGGTATCTGTGGCGGCACTACATGATGGGCTCGGTGCAACCCAACAACGGCCACCGGGCCATCGCGGCCTGGCAGGACTACGCCGACGTGCACGTCGTCACCCAGAACGTCGACGACCTGCATGAGCGCGCGGGCAGCAGGAACGTCTACCACCTGCACGGCAGCCTGTTCGAATTCCGCTGCGATCGTTGCCACGCGGTCTTCGGCGGTGATCTACCGGCCATGCCGGAGCCGGTGGAGACCGTCGACCCGCCGCGCTGCGTATGCGGCGGACTCATCCGGCCCAACGTGGTCTGGTTCGGCGAGGCGCTGCCCGAGGATGCATGGCAACGGTCGGTCGAGGCGGTCAGCGACGCCGACCTCGTGATCGTGGTCGGTACCTCCTCGATCGTCTACCCCGCCGCGGGCCTGCCCGACATCGCACTCGCCAACGGCGCCGTCGTGATCGAGGTGAACCCGGAACGCACACCGCTGTCCGACGCCGCGACGGTATCGCTGCGGGAGACTGCAGCGGGCGCACTGCCCAACCTGCTACAGCGCCTGCCCGCCCTGCTCGGCTAG
- a CDS encoding CaiB/BaiF CoA transferase family protein has translation MAGPLHGLRVIELASIGPGPHAAMILGDLGADVVRIERPGKLGGVPTSKREAALRNRRSVAADLKSDEGRELVLRLVAKADVLIEGLRPGVTERLGLGPEDCTKVNERLVYGRMTGWGQTGPRRLQAGHDINYISLNGVLHSIGRAGERPVPPLNLTGDFGGGSMFLLVGILSALWERQTSGKGQVVDAAMIDGSSVLAQMIWGFLQDGLWVDQRGVNILDGGAPYYDTYTCADGRYIAVGCIEPQFYAEFLKGLGIEGEDLPDQNDMGRWPELRDRFTGVIASKDRDHWAKVFAGSDACVTPVLSFSEVESEPHVTERNTFYRDGDHLQPMPAPRFSRSAPDAPTPPGPAGADTEAVLRGWT, from the coding sequence ATGGCGGGACCTCTGCACGGGCTGCGGGTGATCGAGCTCGCGAGCATCGGACCGGGCCCGCATGCCGCGATGATTCTCGGCGATCTCGGCGCGGATGTTGTGCGCATCGAGCGGCCGGGCAAGCTCGGCGGCGTCCCCACCAGCAAGCGCGAGGCCGCATTGCGCAACCGGCGGTCCGTCGCGGCCGACCTGAAGAGCGACGAGGGTCGCGAACTGGTGCTGCGGCTCGTCGCGAAGGCCGACGTGCTGATCGAGGGGTTGCGCCCCGGAGTGACCGAGCGGCTCGGCCTCGGCCCGGAGGACTGCACGAAGGTCAACGAGCGGCTGGTTTACGGCCGCATGACCGGGTGGGGCCAGACCGGACCCCGCCGCCTGCAGGCCGGCCACGACATCAACTACATCTCGCTCAACGGCGTGCTGCATTCGATCGGCCGCGCGGGGGAGCGGCCCGTTCCACCGCTGAACCTGACCGGTGACTTCGGCGGCGGCTCGATGTTCCTGCTCGTCGGCATCCTGTCCGCGCTATGGGAACGCCAGACATCAGGCAAGGGCCAGGTGGTCGACGCCGCGATGATCGACGGCTCCAGCGTGCTGGCGCAGATGATCTGGGGCTTCCTGCAGGACGGGCTGTGGGTGGACCAGCGCGGGGTCAACATCCTCGACGGTGGCGCACCGTACTACGACACCTACACCTGCGCCGACGGCCGCTACATCGCCGTGGGCTGCATCGAGCCGCAGTTCTACGCCGAGTTCCTCAAGGGTCTCGGTATCGAAGGTGAAGACCTGCCGGACCAGAACGACATGGGCCGCTGGCCCGAACTGCGCGACCGGTTCACTGGGGTCATCGCTTCCAAGGACCGGGACCACTGGGCGAAGGTCTTCGCGGGCAGCGACGCCTGCGTGACGCCGGTGCTGTCGTTCTCCGAGGTGGAGTCCGAGCCGCACGTCACCGAACGCAACACCTTCTATCGCGACGGTGACCATCTGCAGCCGATGCCCGCACCGCGGTTCTCGCGCAGCGCGCCGGACGCACCCACTCCACCCGGGCCGGCCGGAGCCGACACCGAAGCCGTCTTACGGGGCTGGACGTAA
- a CDS encoding class I SAM-dependent methyltransferase → MSNTVDNPFFARLWTVMSTHETDAIRRLRRENLAGLSGRILEVGAGTGTNFEFYPDTVTEVVAVEPERLLAGHAQRAAAAAPVPVTVSTGTVEQFLAAGNEPFDAVVCSLVLCSIENPNLVLQQLHSLLRPGGELRYLEHIASAGGRARLQKIADATVWPRLFGNCHTHRNTEDSIVGAGFAVSGARREWTMPRWLPLPVAEFAIGRAVKPV, encoded by the coding sequence ATGTCGAACACGGTCGATAACCCGTTTTTCGCGAGGCTGTGGACGGTGATGTCCACGCACGAGACCGATGCCATCCGGCGCCTGCGAAGGGAGAACCTCGCAGGCCTGTCCGGCCGGATACTGGAGGTCGGTGCGGGCACCGGGACGAATTTCGAGTTTTATCCCGACACGGTGACCGAGGTGGTGGCCGTCGAACCGGAGCGCCTCCTCGCCGGACACGCCCAGCGGGCCGCGGCGGCCGCGCCTGTCCCGGTCACCGTGAGCACCGGCACGGTCGAGCAGTTCCTGGCGGCCGGTAATGAGCCGTTCGACGCCGTGGTCTGCTCACTGGTGCTGTGTTCGATCGAAAATCCAAATCTCGTTCTGCAACAGCTACATTCGTTGCTACGTCCGGGTGGTGAACTCCGCTACCTCGAGCACATCGCCAGCGCCGGCGGCCGGGCGCGCCTGCAGAAGATCGCCGATGCGACGGTGTGGCCGCGGCTGTTCGGAAACTGCCACACTCACCGCAACACCGAGGACAGCATCGTCGGCGCGGGTTTCGCGGTGTCCGGCGCTCGGCGGGAATGGACAATGCCGCGATGGCTGCCGCTGCCAGTCGCCGAATTCGCGATCGGACGTGCGGTCAAGCCCGTGTGA
- a CDS encoding enoyl-CoA hydratase, with amino-acid sequence MTSLDANAPTYTGIDALWVELADGVLSVTLNRPDSLNSLTQPMLAGIADALDAAASDPRVRVVRLGGAGRGFCSGAGISEEDHANPGVNGTPADVLDAANRAVRSIVALPQPVVAVVQGPTAGVGVSLALASDIVLASDSSFFMLAFTKIGLMPDGGASALVAAAIGRIRATRMALLAERIPADQAYDWGLVTAVYPADEFDAEVDKVIATLVSGPAVALRKTKHAINAATLTEFEGALEREKQGQLALLNSYDFREGTKAFQQRRQADFSDF; translated from the coding sequence ATGACATCGCTGGACGCGAACGCCCCGACCTACACCGGTATCGACGCGCTATGGGTCGAACTGGCCGATGGAGTGCTGTCGGTGACTTTGAACCGACCGGACAGCCTCAACTCGCTGACCCAGCCGATGCTCGCCGGCATCGCCGACGCGCTCGATGCGGCGGCCTCCGATCCACGGGTCCGGGTGGTGCGGCTGGGCGGGGCCGGTCGCGGATTCTGCTCAGGGGCGGGCATCAGCGAAGAGGACCACGCCAACCCGGGCGTCAACGGGACACCGGCCGACGTGCTGGACGCCGCCAATCGCGCCGTCCGGTCCATCGTGGCCCTGCCGCAACCGGTGGTGGCCGTGGTGCAGGGCCCGACGGCGGGGGTCGGGGTGTCGCTGGCGTTGGCTTCCGACATCGTATTGGCCTCGGACAGCTCGTTTTTCATGCTCGCGTTCACCAAGATCGGCCTCATGCCCGACGGCGGCGCGTCAGCGTTGGTGGCCGCGGCGATCGGACGCATCCGCGCCACCCGGATGGCGCTGCTGGCTGAACGCATCCCGGCCGATCAGGCCTACGACTGGGGCCTGGTGACCGCGGTGTATCCCGCCGACGAGTTCGACGCCGAGGTGGACAAGGTGATCGCCACGCTGGTGTCGGGTCCCGCAGTGGCCCTGCGGAAGACGAAGCACGCGATCAACGCCGCCACCCTCACCGAGTTCGAAGGCGCACTCGAGCGCGAGAAGCAGGGCCAGTTGGCGCTGTTGAACTCGTACGACTTCCGCGAAGGCACCAAGGCGTTCCAGCAGCGCCGCCAGGCCGACTTCTCCGACTTCTGA
- a CDS encoding MMPL family transporter, with the protein MLQRIANLAIAAPRRIIAIAVLVMVACGIFGIPVAKHLSAGGFQDPTSESAKATELLVDRFGQGDMEFIVSVRSDDGARSAKARAVGEEIAAELRTAPFVVGVSSLWTAPPTAAPAMISADGKTGLIVAGITGGESGAQKHAKELAERLVHDRDGVAVRAGGEAMIYVQINGQSEKDLLRMEAIAIPLCFVALVWVFGGLLAAALPLAIGGFAILGSMAVLRAVTYVTDVSIFAMNLSVAMGLALAIDYTLLIISRYRDEVADGVDRESALVRTMVTAGRTVLFSAMTVALSMAAMVLFPMYFLKSFAYAGIAVVTFAATAAVLVAPAAIVLLGDRLDSLDVRRFFRRLLGRPEPVRKPVEQTFWYRCTEYVIRRAVPIGLAIVALLLVLGAPFLSARWGFPDDRVLPASASSRQVGDDLRNNFAVDSARNVTVVIPDTHGTTPAVLDRYAANLSRVADVSSVSAPGGTFVDGRPVGPPSTATGVKDGSAFLTIASDAPLFSEASEAQLDRLHAVSTPADVPVLITGVAQVNRDSASAITSRLPLVLGVIAVITFVLLFLLTGSVVLPLKALVLNVLSLTAAFGALVWIFQEGHLGALGTTPTGTLVANMPVLLFCIAFGLSMDYEVFLVSRIREFWLQSGNGGEASARVRNDESVALGLAKTGRVVTAAALLMSISFAALIAAEVAFMRMFGVGLTLAVLVDATLVRMALVPAFMHLLGRWNWWAPKPLVKLHARIGFSESGESSRAAGERSTEPAGTR; encoded by the coding sequence GTGCTGCAACGAATCGCAAATCTGGCTATCGCAGCGCCTCGGCGCATCATCGCGATCGCGGTCCTGGTGATGGTGGCGTGCGGAATCTTCGGGATTCCCGTCGCCAAGCACTTGTCCGCCGGCGGCTTTCAGGACCCGACGTCGGAGTCGGCGAAGGCCACCGAGCTATTGGTGGACAGGTTCGGCCAGGGGGATATGGAGTTCATCGTCAGTGTGCGCTCCGACGACGGTGCGCGGAGCGCGAAGGCCCGTGCCGTCGGGGAGGAGATCGCGGCCGAACTGCGGACCGCTCCGTTCGTCGTCGGAGTCAGTTCGTTGTGGACCGCGCCGCCGACGGCCGCTCCCGCGATGATCAGTGCGGATGGCAAGACGGGGTTGATCGTCGCCGGAATCACCGGCGGCGAGAGTGGCGCGCAAAAGCACGCGAAAGAACTCGCCGAGCGACTCGTGCACGACCGCGACGGCGTCGCCGTGCGCGCCGGCGGCGAGGCCATGATCTATGTGCAGATCAACGGGCAGAGCGAAAAAGACCTCCTGAGGATGGAAGCGATCGCGATCCCGTTGTGTTTCGTGGCACTGGTCTGGGTGTTCGGAGGACTGCTCGCCGCCGCGTTGCCGCTGGCCATCGGTGGCTTCGCAATCCTGGGTTCGATGGCGGTGCTGCGAGCGGTCACCTATGTCACCGACGTGTCGATCTTCGCGATGAACCTCTCCGTCGCAATGGGTTTGGCGCTCGCCATCGACTACACGCTGTTGATCATCAGCAGGTACCGCGACGAGGTCGCTGACGGGGTGGACCGAGAGAGCGCGCTGGTTCGTACCATGGTGACGGCAGGGCGCACGGTCTTGTTCTCGGCGATGACGGTCGCGCTGTCCATGGCCGCAATGGTGCTCTTCCCGATGTACTTCCTGAAGTCGTTCGCCTACGCGGGAATCGCGGTGGTGACATTCGCGGCGACCGCAGCGGTGTTGGTCGCGCCCGCGGCGATCGTGCTGCTCGGTGACCGGTTGGACTCACTCGACGTGCGACGGTTCTTCCGTCGGCTCTTGGGCAGGCCAGAGCCGGTGCGCAAGCCCGTCGAGCAGACGTTCTGGTACCGCTGCACGGAATATGTGATCCGACGGGCGGTTCCGATCGGGCTCGCGATCGTCGCGTTGCTGCTGGTGCTCGGTGCGCCGTTCCTCAGTGCTCGGTGGGGCTTCCCCGACGACCGGGTGCTGCCCGCGTCCGCGTCGTCACGACAGGTCGGTGACGACCTGCGCAACAACTTCGCCGTCGACTCCGCGCGTAATGTCACGGTCGTCATACCCGACACCCACGGGACCACGCCCGCGGTTCTGGACCGCTACGCCGCGAACCTGTCGCGGGTTGCCGACGTGTCATCGGTGTCCGCCCCCGGCGGGACGTTCGTCGACGGCAGACCGGTCGGCCCGCCGTCGACCGCGACCGGCGTCAAGGACGGCAGCGCGTTTCTCACGATCGCCAGCGACGCGCCGCTGTTCAGCGAAGCCTCCGAGGCGCAACTCGACCGGTTACACGCGGTGAGCACTCCCGCCGACGTTCCCGTTCTGATCACCGGGGTCGCGCAGGTCAACCGGGACAGTGCCTCGGCGATCACCTCGCGGCTTCCGCTGGTGCTCGGGGTGATCGCCGTGATCACCTTCGTGCTGCTGTTCCTGCTCACCGGAAGCGTGGTGCTGCCACTGAAGGCGTTGGTGCTCAACGTCTTATCGCTGACGGCGGCGTTCGGGGCACTGGTGTGGATCTTCCAGGAGGGCCACCTCGGCGCACTGGGCACCACACCGACCGGGACGTTGGTGGCGAACATGCCGGTGTTGTTGTTCTGCATCGCGTTCGGGTTGTCGATGGACTACGAGGTCTTCCTGGTGTCGCGGATCCGCGAGTTCTGGCTGCAGTCAGGAAACGGCGGGGAGGCATCTGCTCGCGTACGCAATGACGAGAGCGTGGCGCTCGGCCTGGCCAAGACGGGCCGCGTCGTCACGGCTGCGGCGCTGCTCATGTCGATCTCGTTCGCGGCGCTGATCGCCGCCGAGGTGGCGTTCATGCGCATGTTCGGCGTCGGGTTGACCCTCGCGGTGCTCGTCGATGCCACACTGGTGCGCATGGCGTTGGTGCCCGCGTTCATGCATCTGCTCGGCCGCTGGAACTGGTGGGCGCCAAAGCCGTTGGTCAAACTGCACGCACGAATCGGCTTCAGCGAGTCCGGCGAATCCTCACGGGCAGCCGGAGAAAGATCGACCGAGCCCGCGGGGACCCGATGA
- a CDS encoding class I SAM-dependent methyltransferase, with protein sequence MSSEPTTKADATALTGVSETALLTLNVRATEARRPDSLIEDPMAIRLVDSIDFDFAKFGRSRRQDVAARALAFDREARRYLGDHPRATVVALAEGLQTSFYRLDAADVGHEFRWLTVDLPPIIELRRELLPASDRVRMLAQSALDFSWMDQVDTEHGVFITAEGLLMYLQPQQALDLIAQCAAHFPGGQMMFELPPAWFARLISRGLLRPSLGYRVPPMPFYMTPSQVADLVNEIPGIRAVHDVTLPPLRGKVLNALMWGAQRLRWFDSVRAVLTVLEFG encoded by the coding sequence GTGAGCTCCGAACCCACTACGAAAGCAGACGCCACCGCGCTGACCGGCGTCTCCGAGACCGCGCTGCTGACGCTGAACGTGCGGGCGACGGAGGCCCGTCGACCCGATTCACTCATCGAGGACCCGATGGCGATTCGGCTCGTCGACTCCATCGACTTCGACTTCGCCAAGTTCGGTCGATCGCGACGCCAGGACGTGGCGGCGCGCGCGTTGGCCTTCGACCGCGAGGCGCGTCGCTACCTCGGCGATCATCCGCGCGCGACCGTCGTGGCGCTCGCCGAAGGTCTGCAGACCAGCTTCTACCGCCTCGACGCGGCCGATGTGGGGCATGAATTCCGTTGGCTTACCGTGGATCTGCCGCCGATCATCGAGCTGCGGCGTGAGCTGCTGCCCGCATCGGACCGGGTGCGGATGCTCGCCCAGTCGGCGCTCGACTTCAGCTGGATGGATCAGGTCGACACCGAACACGGCGTTTTCATCACCGCCGAAGGACTGCTGATGTACCTGCAACCGCAGCAGGCGCTCGACCTGATCGCGCAGTGCGCCGCCCACTTCCCCGGTGGACAGATGATGTTCGAGCTGCCGCCTGCCTGGTTTGCACGGCTGATCAGCCGAGGCCTGTTACGGCCCTCGTTGGGCTACCGGGTTCCGCCGATGCCGTTCTATATGACGCCGTCGCAGGTCGCCGACCTCGTCAACGAGATCCCCGGCATCCGCGCAGTGCATGACGTGACCTTGCCGCCCTTACGCGGCAAGGTGCTGAACGCGCTGATGTGGGGCGCGCAACGACTTCGGTGGTTCGATTCCGTGCGAGCGGTCTTGACAGTGCTCGAATTCGGCTGA
- a CDS encoding DoxX family protein, which produces MLRIGVGAAILQAGLIKALDFGTAVGFMESAGWRLPGLAAAMVTSAETLGGLGLIFGALTPFASFAVIAAMVDAWAVNVSASAFWSEPFNAPFLIGIGATALLFTGAGAYSLDAKVLGRTVWRTRIAVGLLVAAFAAAILTWVALLGTDPIHFTAPS; this is translated from the coding sequence ATCCTGCGGATCGGAGTCGGCGCCGCGATACTGCAGGCCGGCCTGATCAAAGCCCTCGACTTCGGCACCGCGGTCGGCTTCATGGAGTCCGCGGGGTGGCGCCTGCCCGGCCTGGCCGCGGCCATGGTGACCTCGGCCGAGACGCTCGGCGGTCTCGGCTTGATCTTCGGCGCGCTGACGCCGTTCGCGTCTTTCGCGGTGATCGCGGCGATGGTCGATGCCTGGGCGGTCAACGTGTCGGCCTCGGCGTTCTGGTCCGAGCCGTTCAATGCGCCGTTCCTGATCGGCATCGGAGCCACCGCGCTGTTGTTCACCGGCGCCGGCGCTTACTCGCTCGACGCGAAGGTGCTGGGCCGAACGGTCTGGCGGACGCGCATCGCCGTCGGCCTGCTCGTCGCGGCATTCGCCGCCGCGATCCTGACCTGGGTGGCGCTGCTCGGGACGGACCCGATCCACTTCACCGCGCCGAGTTAG
- a CDS encoding DUF4189 domain-containing protein yields MVNTRLVSVIAAAGLIGAGITAGTAWAGGPGGVVEDPEDISAAVGTGLFDGALVGFTATGDTNEEASAAVVAQCQSAGGVECTSDEVTNDNLCIVSVADDISDVVAGGAGATVEAARADAFNRAAAHNTPLDPSASVVISACP; encoded by the coding sequence ATGGTCAATACCCGTTTGGTTTCGGTGATCGCGGCTGCGGGCCTTATCGGCGCGGGAATCACGGCTGGCACCGCTTGGGCGGGCGGCCCGGGTGGAGTGGTCGAGGACCCCGAGGACATCTCCGCGGCTGTCGGTACCGGGCTGTTCGATGGCGCCCTGGTGGGTTTCACCGCGACGGGCGACACCAACGAGGAGGCCTCGGCCGCCGTGGTCGCGCAATGCCAGAGCGCCGGTGGCGTCGAGTGCACCAGCGACGAGGTCACCAACGATAATCTGTGCATCGTATCCGTCGCTGATGACATCAGCGATGTAGTGGCCGGCGGCGCCGGAGCGACTGTCGAGGCTGCGCGTGCGGACGCGTTCAATCGGGCGGCGGCCCACAACACGCCACTGGATCCGTCCGCTTCGGTTGTCATATCGGCCTGCCCCTGA
- a CDS encoding GntR family transcriptional regulator → MAELGDWVRIDQRSSGALFDQLRTQIIDGVRDGRLVPGTRLPTVRQLAGQLGLAVNTVARAYRELESAGILETRGRFGTFVARADPADAAMATAANTFVSAAKALGVAKDDALRYVESAFG, encoded by the coding sequence GTGGCCGAATTGGGGGATTGGGTGCGCATCGACCAGCGCTCGTCGGGCGCCTTGTTCGACCAGCTCAGGACGCAGATCATCGACGGTGTGCGGGACGGCAGGCTGGTGCCGGGTACCCGGTTGCCGACGGTGCGCCAACTGGCCGGGCAGCTCGGTCTCGCGGTGAACACGGTGGCGCGCGCATATCGCGAGCTGGAGTCGGCGGGCATCCTCGAAACCCGCGGCCGTTTCGGCACATTCGTTGCACGCGCGGACCCGGCGGACGCGGCGATGGCCACGGCCGCGAACACGTTCGTCTCGGCGGCCAAGGCGCTCGGCGTGGCCAAGGACGACGCGCTGCGGTACGTGGAGTCGGCGTTCGGTTGA
- a CDS encoding 3-hydroxyacyl-CoA dehydrogenase has translation MEIKDAVAVVTGGASGLGLATTKRLLDKGASVVVIDLKGEDAVKELGERAQFVETNVTDPDAVSAALDAAEKMGPLRINVNCAGIGNAVKTLSKDGPFPLDGFRKVVEVNLIGTFNVLRLSAERIAKTEPIDGERGVIINTASVAAFEGQIGQAAYSASKGGVVGMTLPIARDLSREFIRVVTIAPGLFKTPLLGSLPEEAQASLGKQVPHPARLGDPDEYGALAVHIVENPMLNGEVIRLDGAIRMAPR, from the coding sequence GTGGAGATCAAGGACGCCGTAGCCGTCGTCACCGGTGGTGCATCGGGCCTCGGCCTGGCCACCACCAAGCGCCTGCTCGACAAGGGCGCGTCGGTCGTCGTCATCGACCTCAAGGGCGAAGACGCGGTCAAAGAACTCGGCGAGCGGGCCCAGTTCGTCGAGACCAACGTGACCGACCCCGACGCGGTCAGCGCGGCCCTCGACGCGGCCGAGAAAATGGGCCCGCTGCGCATCAACGTCAACTGCGCGGGCATCGGCAACGCGGTCAAGACACTGAGCAAGGACGGCCCGTTCCCGCTCGACGGGTTCCGCAAGGTCGTCGAGGTCAATTTGATCGGCACCTTCAACGTGCTGCGCCTGAGCGCCGAGCGGATCGCCAAGACAGAACCCATCGACGGCGAGCGCGGCGTGATCATCAACACCGCCTCGGTCGCGGCGTTCGAGGGTCAGATCGGTCAGGCCGCCTACTCGGCGTCCAAGGGCGGCGTGGTCGGGATGACGCTGCCGATCGCCCGCGACCTGTCGCGTGAGTTCATCCGCGTCGTCACCATCGCGCCGGGACTGTTCAAGACCCCGCTGCTGGGGTCGCTGCCCGAGGAGGCGCAGGCGTCGCTGGGCAAGCAGGTGCCGCATCCGGCCCGCCTCGGTGATCCCGACGAGTACGGCGCGCTGGCCGTGCACATCGTGGAGAACCCGATGCTCAACGGTGAGGTGATCCGCCTCGACGGCGCGATCCGGATGGCGCCCCGATGA